The following are encoded together in the Parafrankia discariae genome:
- a CDS encoding amidohydrolase family protein — protein MRYDDMILVSIDDHIIEPPDMFADHLPERYKQDAPHVVRLPGGADAWKFRDTVIPNVALNAVAGRPKEEYGLEPQGLDEIRPGCYQVDERIKDMNAGGILASMNFPSFPGFAARLFATEDPDFSLALVRAYNDWHLDEWCGAHPGRFIPMALPVIWDAEFCAAEVRRVAAKGCHSLTFTENPAALGYPSFHDAYWNPLWQAVCDTNTVLSIHIGSSGQLTIPAPDSPPDVLITLQPMNIVSAAADLLWSPVLKNFPDIRIALSEGGTGWIPYFLERVDRTFDMHATWTMQDFGGRLPSEVFREHFLTCFISDPLGVELRHRIGIDNIAWECDYPHSDSMWPGAPEELGEVMNRLAVPEPEINKMTYENALRWYSFDPFAHVPREHATVGALRAQAAGHDVSIRALSHRTYERGEKLAAYQAMAASAPER, from the coding sequence ATGCGCTACGACGACATGATCCTTGTCAGCATCGACGATCACATCATCGAACCGCCCGACATGTTCGCGGACCACCTCCCCGAGCGGTACAAGCAGGACGCGCCGCACGTGGTGCGCCTGCCTGGTGGCGCCGACGCGTGGAAGTTCCGGGACACGGTGATCCCCAACGTCGCCCTCAACGCGGTGGCCGGCCGACCCAAGGAGGAGTACGGACTCGAACCACAGGGCTTAGACGAGATCCGTCCGGGGTGCTACCAGGTGGACGAGCGGATCAAGGACATGAACGCGGGCGGCATCCTCGCGTCGATGAACTTCCCGTCGTTCCCGGGGTTCGCGGCCCGGCTGTTCGCTACCGAGGACCCAGACTTCTCCCTCGCGCTGGTGCGGGCGTACAACGACTGGCACCTCGACGAATGGTGCGGCGCGCACCCAGGCCGGTTCATCCCGATGGCACTGCCCGTCATCTGGGACGCCGAGTTCTGCGCGGCCGAGGTACGCCGGGTCGCCGCGAAGGGATGCCACTCGCTGACCTTCACCGAGAACCCCGCGGCGCTGGGATACCCCAGCTTTCACGACGCCTACTGGAACCCGTTGTGGCAGGCAGTGTGCGACACGAACACCGTGCTGTCGATCCACATCGGCTCGTCAGGCCAGCTGACCATCCCCGCTCCCGACTCGCCGCCCGACGTGCTGATCACACTCCAACCGATGAACATCGTCTCGGCCGCCGCCGACCTGCTGTGGTCACCGGTACTCAAGAACTTCCCCGACATCAGGATCGCGCTGTCCGAGGGCGGTACAGGGTGGATCCCCTACTTCCTGGAGCGGGTCGACCGCACCTTCGACATGCACGCCACCTGGACGATGCAGGACTTCGGCGGCCGGCTCCCGTCCGAGGTGTTCCGCGAGCACTTCCTGACCTGCTTCATCAGCGACCCGCTCGGGGTCGAACTTCGCCACCGGATCGGCATCGACAACATCGCCTGGGAGTGCGACTACCCGCACAGCGACTCGATGTGGCCGGGCGCTCCAGAGGAGCTCGGCGAAGTGATGAACCGACTCGCCGTGCCGGAACCCGAGATCAACAAAATGACCTACGAGAACGCCCTGCGCTGGTACTCCTTTGACCCCTTCGCCCATGTTCCGCGGGAGCACGCCACGGTGGGGGCGCTGCGGGCCCAGGCCGCCGGGCACGACGTCTCCATCCGGGCTCTGAGCCACCGCACCTACGAGCGCGGCGAGAAGCTTGCGGCCTACCAGGCGATGGCAGCCTCCGCACCTGAGCGGTAG
- a CDS encoding mycofactocin-coupled SDR family oxidoreductase, whose amino-acid sequence MGKLDGKVALITGAARGQGRSHAVRLAAEGADIIAIDICGPIASVRYPLATPDDLAVTAKEVEALGRRIVAVQADVRDRAQLRAALDQGLAALGRLDVVCANAGICPTEDETLCSSFIDAMDVDLVGVQNTVAVTLPQLGKGSSIIVTGSTAGMIKGTTDAMGSPGGVGYSLAKQLIARYIEVLALQLAPHLIRLNAVHPTNVNTRLLHNEDIYRAFRPDLENPTREDAELAFPVMQAMPIPYIEPEDVSALIVYLASDESRYMTGLNIRLDAGAMLKAPPAF is encoded by the coding sequence ATGGGCAAGCTAGACGGCAAGGTCGCCCTCATCACGGGTGCGGCACGAGGACAGGGCCGAAGCCACGCGGTCCGGCTCGCCGCCGAGGGCGCCGACATCATCGCCATCGACATCTGCGGGCCGATCGCCAGCGTGCGCTACCCCCTCGCCACGCCCGACGACCTGGCCGTGACAGCCAAGGAGGTCGAGGCGCTCGGCCGCCGCATCGTGGCCGTCCAGGCCGACGTCCGTGACCGCGCTCAGCTGCGGGCCGCCCTGGACCAGGGCCTCGCCGCACTCGGCCGGCTCGATGTGGTGTGCGCGAACGCGGGAATCTGCCCCACCGAGGACGAGACGCTCTGCAGCAGCTTCATCGATGCCATGGACGTCGACCTCGTCGGCGTCCAGAACACGGTCGCGGTGACCCTGCCACAGCTGGGAAAGGGCTCATCGATCATCGTGACCGGCTCGACCGCCGGAATGATCAAGGGAACGACGGACGCGATGGGCTCCCCGGGCGGAGTCGGCTACTCACTGGCCAAGCAGCTCATCGCCCGCTACATCGAGGTGCTGGCGCTACAGCTGGCCCCCCACCTCATCCGCCTGAACGCGGTCCACCCCACCAACGTCAACACCCGGCTGCTCCACAACGAAGACATCTACCGGGCGTTCCGCCCAGACCTGGAGAACCCGACCAGGGAAGACGCCGAGCTCGCATTCCCCGTCATGCAGGCGATGCCGATTCCCTACATCGAGCCCGAAGACGTCTCCGCGCTGATCGTGTACCTGGCCAGCGACGAGTCACGATACATGACCGGGCTCAACATTCGCCTCGACGCGGGCGCCATGCTCAAGGCTCCACCCGCCTTCTGA
- a CDS encoding TauD/TfdA dioxygenase family protein, with translation MSVTVTPLGPHLGVEITGMSGGDLPTTAAAAACLETLARHGVVIYREAHISDSDLVSFSRLLGRVVPNPTGEHERAEIATITLDPAKTDATLAWYRKGNFLWHIDGATDQLPQKATLLTAREVDETGGDTEFASTYAAYEALPDTEKVALAEHHVLHSFAAAQRRAHPDATDEQQANWDRVPTRKHPLVWTRGNGRRSLLLGATAGEVVGLPPAEGEALLQRLLEWSTQPQFVLRHRWRAGDLVIWDNTGMLHRALPFAATSRRLMHRTTLVGEEAVA, from the coding sequence ATGTCCGTCACTGTCACACCTCTCGGCCCCCACCTGGGCGTGGAGATCACCGGTATGTCCGGTGGTGATCTGCCCACCACGGCAGCCGCCGCCGCGTGCCTGGAGACCCTGGCGCGGCACGGTGTCGTCATCTACCGGGAAGCTCACATCAGCGACAGTGACCTGGTCTCCTTCAGCAGGCTCCTCGGTCGGGTCGTTCCGAACCCGACCGGCGAACACGAGCGCGCCGAGATCGCCACCATCACCCTGGATCCGGCGAAGACCGATGCGACCCTCGCGTGGTACCGCAAAGGCAATTTCCTCTGGCACATCGACGGAGCCACCGACCAGCTACCGCAGAAAGCGACGCTGCTGACGGCACGCGAGGTGGACGAAACCGGCGGCGACACCGAGTTCGCCAGCACATACGCCGCCTACGAGGCCCTGCCCGATACCGAGAAGGTGGCGCTTGCCGAACATCACGTGCTGCACAGCTTCGCCGCCGCGCAGAGACGCGCCCACCCCGATGCCACGGACGAACAGCAGGCCAACTGGGACCGCGTGCCCACGCGGAAGCACCCCCTCGTCTGGACCCGGGGCAACGGCCGCAGATCGCTCCTCCTCGGCGCGACCGCTGGTGAAGTAGTCGGTCTGCCGCCAGCGGAGGGCGAGGCGCTACTGCAGCGCCTGCTCGAATGGTCGACCCAGCCACAATTCGTCCTGCGGCATCGCTGGCGCGCCGGTGACCTGGTGATCTGGGACAACACCGGCATGCTGCACCGGGCTCTGCCGTTCGCCGCCACATCACGCCGGCTCATGCATCGGACGACGCTTGTGGGCGAGGAGGCCGTTGCGTGA
- a CDS encoding sensor histidine kinase — protein MFGWFSRFRDVCQGGLWRRPSLADVLVALVTFGLGVLIATQTATGHSWSSGLYLVTGAISCAALVARRCRPLVVLGFVLGWSSLVAVVVGRQGDGPSLIAIWVALYSVAAYRPRKTAWIAASGTIALLLPPALTRDDAVIQAVAGAFLWVVTVTSAGCSVRDRRAYQAAVEDRALRAEQSREQEAWRRVVEERTRIARELHDVVAHHITLVKSQAAVASHLLYEQPAKADEALAHIRLSSRTVLNELGSLVSVLRDTPESTSTEPPPGLARLPELISAFQAIGMTVSCTVTAAGSGLPPLVDLATYRIVQESLTNIRRHAPDARTSVQVDRFRAEVRLRIHNTRPGGVAPTVGYSRLMTPGWDGTAETGRTPGGHGIAGMRERARTVGGWLDAGPDAEGGFAVTAMLPVPKEASASSPPSAAPSPPSSTWSPMVPPPTAPSMSAPAPVAPSHAPS, from the coding sequence GTGTTCGGCTGGTTCTCACGGTTTCGGGATGTCTGCCAGGGCGGCCTGTGGCGGCGTCCAAGTCTGGCTGACGTTCTTGTCGCGCTCGTGACCTTCGGCCTGGGAGTCCTGATCGCCACCCAGACCGCGACCGGTCACTCCTGGTCGAGCGGGCTCTATCTGGTCACAGGTGCGATCAGTTGCGCTGCGCTGGTGGCCCGCCGGTGCAGGCCGCTGGTGGTCCTCGGATTCGTCCTTGGGTGGTCTTCCCTCGTGGCTGTCGTCGTTGGCAGGCAGGGTGACGGGCCGTCGCTGATCGCGATCTGGGTCGCGCTGTACAGCGTCGCGGCGTACCGGCCGCGGAAGACTGCGTGGATCGCCGCGTCGGGCACCATCGCTTTACTACTGCCGCCTGCGCTGACGCGCGACGACGCGGTCATCCAGGCCGTCGCGGGGGCGTTCCTGTGGGTCGTCACCGTGACCTCCGCGGGCTGCTCGGTGCGTGATCGCAGGGCCTATCAGGCCGCGGTGGAGGACCGGGCGCTGCGCGCCGAGCAGAGCCGCGAGCAGGAAGCCTGGCGCCGGGTGGTCGAGGAACGGACGCGGATCGCCCGGGAGTTGCACGACGTTGTCGCCCACCACATCACTCTCGTCAAGTCGCAGGCGGCCGTCGCCTCGCATCTGCTGTACGAGCAGCCGGCCAAGGCGGACGAGGCGCTGGCACACATCCGCCTGTCCAGCCGCACCGTCCTGAACGAGCTGGGGTCGTTGGTGAGCGTGCTGCGCGACACCCCCGAGTCGACATCCACCGAGCCGCCTCCAGGGCTGGCCCGGCTTCCAGAGCTGATCTCCGCCTTTCAAGCGATCGGCATGACGGTGTCCTGCACCGTGACCGCGGCGGGATCCGGGTTGCCCCCACTGGTGGATCTCGCCACCTATCGGATCGTGCAGGAGTCGCTGACGAACATCCGCAGGCACGCTCCCGATGCCCGGACGTCGGTCCAGGTCGACCGTTTCCGCGCCGAAGTGCGCCTGCGCATCCACAACACGAGGCCCGGCGGCGTCGCACCTACCGTCGGCTACTCACGCCTCATGACCCCCGGCTGGGACGGGACGGCGGAAACGGGACGCACTCCAGGTGGCCACGGTATCGCGGGGATGCGAGAAAGAGCGCGGACCGTCGGTGGCTGGCTGGACGCCGGTCCCGACGCGGAGGGGGGCTTCGCTGTCACCGCGATGTTGCCGGTCCCGAAGGAGGCGTCCGCCTCCTCGCCACCATCCGCCGCACCATCGCCACCGAGCTCGACGTGGTCACCGATGGTGCCACCCCCCACCGCACCGTCGATGTCGGCCCCCGCACCCGTCGCTCCCAGCCACGCACCGTCGTAG
- a CDS encoding TetR/AcrR family transcriptional regulator: MARDQATTSNRRVGSPTSKTRNTLLDCTQSMMIDQGYAAVSYRALAARAGVASSLVQYYFPTLDDLFLGLLRRNTDALLRRLSDASETDQPLRAVWKYANSRAGAVILLEFMALANHRKAIHTEIGRGGEQVRQAQLQAVVRAWARYGLDEEDITPAALLFMMNAIPRMMLLEKTFGTHTGHADAVQIIERFLDRIEPAPRAAAEG; the protein is encoded by the coding sequence GTGGCGAGAGATCAAGCGACCACGTCGAACCGCCGAGTCGGTTCCCCCACGTCCAAGACCCGGAACACCCTGCTTGACTGCACCCAGTCAATGATGATCGATCAGGGTTACGCGGCCGTTAGCTATCGCGCCCTGGCCGCGCGGGCCGGTGTTGCGTCGAGCCTCGTCCAGTACTACTTCCCGACACTTGACGACCTGTTCCTGGGCCTCTTGCGCAGAAATACCGACGCGCTCCTGCGCCGACTCTCCGACGCCAGCGAGACCGACCAGCCGCTTCGCGCGGTGTGGAAGTACGCCAACAGTCGCGCCGGCGCCGTCATACTGCTGGAGTTCATGGCTCTGGCCAACCACCGCAAGGCCATCCACACCGAGATCGGTCGCGGAGGCGAGCAGGTCCGTCAGGCCCAGCTTCAGGCCGTCGTCAGAGCGTGGGCGCGGTACGGGCTGGACGAAGAGGACATCACGCCGGCGGCGCTGCTGTTCATGATGAACGCTATCCCGCGGATGATGCTGTTGGAGAAGACGTTCGGCACCCACACGGGCCACGCCGACGCCGTCCAGATCATCGAGCGGTTCCTCGATCGGATCGAACCCGCTCCCCGCGCGGCGGCGGAGGGCTGA
- a CDS encoding cytochrome P450 — MTQDDLYYDPYDVEIDVDPYPTYRRLRDEEPLYYNERLDFWGLSRFADVGAALKDQKRLSSAKGDILEVIKADPVMPPGVFINEDPPLHTVHRVLVSRAFTPKKMKALEDKIRAFCIACLEPLDGADRFDFVADLGDELPMRAIGMLVGIPDAEQPTVRDHAQRGLRNERGKPLTVTKDKYFDGDFYADYVAWREKNPSDDLITELLNVEFEDVSGTTRRLTKEEILIFLAVIAGAGVETTGNLFGWLGKVLAEHPDQRRQIVSDRSLIPNAIEELLRYEPPGPHVARYVTEDVEYHGQTVPAGSALLLMLSSANRDERQFTDPGRFDIHRSISQHVTFGIGAHFCLGAALARMEGRIALDEVLNRFPEWDLDMANARRKPTTTVRGWDSMPAIVG; from the coding sequence GTGACCCAGGACGATCTCTACTACGATCCGTACGACGTCGAGATCGATGTCGACCCGTACCCCACCTACCGGCGGCTGCGAGACGAGGAACCGCTCTACTACAACGAGCGCCTCGACTTCTGGGGCCTGAGTCGCTTCGCTGACGTCGGGGCCGCCCTGAAGGACCAGAAGCGCCTCAGCTCGGCGAAGGGGGACATCCTCGAGGTCATCAAGGCCGATCCCGTCATGCCGCCCGGGGTGTTCATCAACGAGGACCCGCCGCTACACACGGTGCACCGCGTCCTGGTGTCGCGCGCCTTCACTCCGAAGAAGATGAAGGCGCTTGAGGACAAGATCCGTGCCTTCTGTATCGCCTGCCTGGAGCCCCTCGATGGAGCGGACCGGTTCGACTTCGTGGCCGACCTCGGTGACGAGCTTCCGATGCGCGCCATCGGCATGCTCGTCGGCATCCCCGACGCGGAGCAGCCGACGGTCCGCGACCACGCGCAGCGCGGGCTACGCAACGAGCGGGGCAAGCCACTGACGGTTACCAAGGACAAGTATTTCGACGGCGACTTCTACGCCGACTACGTCGCCTGGCGGGAGAAGAACCCCTCCGACGACCTCATCACCGAGCTGCTCAACGTCGAGTTCGAAGACGTCTCAGGGACCACCCGGCGGCTGACCAAGGAAGAAATCCTGATCTTCCTCGCTGTGATCGCAGGCGCCGGGGTCGAGACCACGGGCAACCTGTTCGGCTGGCTCGGCAAGGTCCTCGCCGAACATCCCGACCAACGCCGGCAGATCGTCTCCGACCGCTCGCTCATCCCGAACGCAATCGAGGAGCTGCTGCGCTACGAGCCGCCCGGCCCGCACGTCGCGCGCTACGTCACCGAGGACGTCGAATACCACGGACAGACGGTGCCGGCCGGAAGCGCGCTGCTGCTCATGCTGTCCTCGGCCAACCGCGACGAGCGTCAGTTCACCGACCCCGGCCGCTTCGATATCCACCGCTCCATCAGCCAACACGTGACCTTCGGTATCGGCGCGCACTTCTGCCTCGGCGCCGCCCTCGCCCGCATGGAGGGACGCATCGCCCTCGACGAGGTCCTCAACCGATTCCCCGAATGGGACCTCGACATGGCCAATGCCCGCCGGAAACCCACCACCACGGTGCGCGGCTGGGACTCCATGCCGGCAATCGTCGGCTGA